One window of the Puntigrus tetrazona isolate hp1 chromosome 13, ASM1883169v1, whole genome shotgun sequence genome contains the following:
- the snapc1b gene encoding snRNA-activating protein complex subunit 1b encodes MDHFREPVKTDCEELLGRFQATESVRYEQFVEIWRDMDFSSIFHGKPEPNERRHFARLILSVVSPYFFPPYTFQIRVGALYLLYSLFNTQLATPREKIRIALKDWKDVMQFQKDAVNAQHYDVVYVFRKLLSDKAFYFTAMPTPLNFRIKREDGKKKKICEEFVDPPTRPQEVVTTDVLEEIANIHEHYEGVKKAIFAEPDPNLNIVQQNLIPKLNSAILTYSSWQMNRTTSEQQDAGEGPSNQESSSRAQLLASIKSKSYGQVVEASKARRHRQTELVSAAGPDIALNVPSKKKRFPSLKTRTQLRFRTQGNESEGSNLTRLWCLSSVKEEIEPEKKKRKFNWNPDKSSDPT; translated from the exons ATGGATCATTTCAGGGAACCGGTAAAAACAGACTGTGAAGAACTACTGGGTCGTTTTCAGGCGACCGAGTCAGTTCGGTACGAGCAGTTTGTAGAGATCTGGAGAGACATGGATTTCAGCAGCATCTTCCA CGGTAAACCGGAGCCAAATGAGAGAAGGCACTTCGCTCGTCTGATTCTGTCTGTGGTGTCCCCATACTTTTTTCCTCCATACACGTTCCAGATCAGAGTGGGGGCCCTTTATCTTCTGTACAGCCTCTTCAACACACAACTCGCCACACCTAGAGAGAAG ATCCGCATTGCTCTGAAGGACTGGAAGGATGTTATGCAGTTTCAGAAGGACGCAGTGAATGCTCAACATTACGATGTGGTTTACGTCTTCAGAAAGCTCTTGTCAGATAAAGCTTTCTACTTCACTGCCATGCCAACACCG CTCAATTTCAGGATAAAGAGGGAAGatggaaagaagaagaaaatctgTGAAGAGTTTGTTGATCCGCCAACACGTCCTCAGGAAGTCGTAACCACAGATGTACTAGAG GAAATTGCAAATATCCACGAACATTATGAAGGTGTGAAGAAAGCCATTTTCGCTGAACCAGACCCAAATCTGAATATTGTACAGCAAAACCTGATTCCCAAACTAAACAGTGCCATCCTCACTTATTCCAGCTGGCAGATGAATCGTACA aCATCCGAGCAGCAGGATGCTGGAGAAGGGCCTTCAAATCAAGAA AGCTCCAGCAGAGCCCAGCTGTTAGCGTCGATCAAATCCAAATCATATGGACAAGTCGTAGAG GCTTCAAAGGCCCGAcgtcacagacagacagaattgGTCTCAGCAGCTGGACCAGACATTGCGTTAAATGTgccttcaaaaaagaaaagattccCGTCACTTAAAACGCGCACTCAGTTACGATTCAGAACTCAGG GAAATGAGAGTGAGGGCTCAAATTTGACCCGACTGTGGTGTTTGAGTTCAGTGAAAGAAGAGATAGAACCAG aaaaaaagaagagaaaattcAACTGGAACCCTGACAAAAGCAGCGATCCCACATAG
- the ifi27.1 gene encoding interferon alpha inducible protein 27.1 — protein sequence MDPLTLIGAGIGAVATVVAAPAVLTAAGFTAGGIAAGSVASSLMSAAAVANGGGIAAGSVVATLQAAGAAGIPLAGQAIVGAVGAAMGAAAGLASNCTS from the exons ATGGATCCAC tCACACTTATCGGAGCCGGTATAGGAGCAG TCGCGACGGTCGTTGCAGCTCCTGCTGTTCTGACGGCGGCGGGGTTCACTGCGGGTGGAATCGCTGCAGGGTCCGTCGCCTCGTCTTTGATGTCAGCTGCCGCTGTGGCAAACGGAGGAGGGATCGCGGCTGGATCCGTGGTGGCAACTCTCCAAGCTGCTG GTGCTGCTGGAATCCCTTTGGCAGGTCAAGCCATCGTGGGAGCTGTGGGAGCCGCTATGGGTGCCGCTGCCGGCCTGGCTAGCAACTGTACTTCATAA
- the LOC122356918 gene encoding interferon alpha-inducible protein 27-like protein 2A, whose translation MDACTMIAAGAGAVVTVVAAPAVLTAAGFTAGGIAAGSIASSLMSAAAVANGGGIAAGSVVAVLQAAGAAGIPVAAQAVIGALGGAVGAAVGGPLICSAGATGAVTSGGVMGTVGTAVTSVARLIGNCTA comes from the exons ATGGATGCAT gTACAATGATTGCAGCTGGTGCAGGAGCAG TCGTGACGGTAGTTGCAGCTCCTGCTGTTCTGACGGCGGCGGGGTTCACTGCGGGTGGAATCGCTGCAGGGTCCATCGCCTCGTCTTTGATGTCAGCTGCCGCTGTGGCAAACGGAGGAGGGATCGCGGCTGGATCCGTGGTGGCAGTTCTTCAAGCCGCTG GTGCGGCTGGAATCCCCGTTGCAGCTCAGGCTGTCATCGGTGCTTTAGGCGGCGCGGTGGGTGCCGCCGTGGGTGGACCATTGATATGTAGCGCAGGAGCCACAG gtGCTGTCACAAGCGGAGGTGTCATGGGCACTGTGGGAACTGCTGTGACCTCAGTTGCCAGGTTAATTGGCAACTGCACTGCGTAA
- the LOC122356917 gene encoding interferon alpha-inducible protein 27-like protein 2A, translated as MKRGLFTIIGVAAGAVGTVALAPVALTMAGFTSAGIAGGSLAASMMSSAAIANGGGVAAGSLVAVLQSAGAAGLSTCATAVVASVGGAAGAVIGGAADLFSRSKGPPSHDDDDDDNDDDDGCEEEEETEINLLEMKELVPK; from the exons ATGAAACGCG GATTGTTCACCATAATTGGGGTCGCAGCTGGGGCAG TTGGTACGGTTGCACTGGCCCCGGTGGCCCTCACCATGGCTGGATTCACATCTGCTGGTATAGCAGGAGGTTCTCTGGCTGCCAGCATGATGTCATCCGCTGCCATCGCCAACGGTGGCGGTGTGGCCGCGGGAAGTTTGGTCGCTGTGCTCCAGTCTGCAG GTGCTGCTGGACTGTCTACATGTGCGACAGCAGTCGTGGCGTCTGTGGGTGGAGCAGCAGGTGCTGTAATAGGTGGAGCTGCAGATTTGTTCTCTCGTTCCAAGGGTCCACCTtcacatgatgatgatgatgatgataatgatgatgatgatggatgtgaagaagaggaagagacagAGATAAATTTGCTGGAGATGAAAGAGCTTGTGCCAAAATAA